Proteins encoded within one genomic window of Triticum aestivum cultivar Chinese Spring chromosome 2D, IWGSC CS RefSeq v2.1, whole genome shotgun sequence:
- the LOC123051155 gene encoding protein MRG1 isoform X2, with the protein MGGSSNTTTTTSGGGAGGGGKDKDRDRDRARGSAVSFTEGEKVLAYHGPLLYEAKVQKTENREDEWRYFVHYLGWNKNWDEWVASDRLLKLTEENVRKQLELKNQSGDKTVRTGGRSAQHNPKGSNVDAKADKEDTKGLVKGKKRKNQLGVEEKERRSSESLLMSQFPVTLKKQLVDDWEFVTQLGKLVKLPRSPTVDGILTKYLEYRVKKDNKISDSCAEVTKGLRCYFDKALPAMLLYKKEQKQYKEEIKGDVSPSTVYGAEHLLRLFVKLPELLSSVNMEEDALNKLQQKLLDILKFLQKNQVHFFLSAYDGDSKGADGAKGK; encoded by the exons ATGGGCGGCAGCTCCaacacgaccacgaccacgagcggcggcggcgccggcggcggcgggaaggACAAGGACAGGGACAGGGACAGGGCCAGGGGCTCCGCGGTCTCCTTCACGGAGGGCGAGAAGGTGCTCGCCTACCACGGCCCGCTCCTCTACGAGGCCAAG GTTCAAAAAACTGAAAATCGGGAGGACGAGTGGCGGTATTTCGTCCATTATCTT GGATGGAATAAAAA TTGGGATGAATGGGTCGCAAGTGATCGTTTATTGAAGTTGACTGAAGAGAATGTTCGAAAACAACTAGAGCTGAAAAACCAGTCAGGGGACAAGACCGTCAGGACTGGTGGACGGTCAGCACAGCATAACCCAAAAGGCTCTAATG TGGATGCAAAAGCCGATAAAGAGGACACCAAGGGTCTTG TCAAGGGGAAGAAGCGCAAGAATCAGCTTGGCGTTGAG GAAAAGGAAAGAAGATCATCAGAGAGTCTCCTAATGTCACAGTTTCCTGTAACACTAAAGAAGCAACTTGTTGATGATTGGGAGTTTGTCACGCAGCTGGGTAAG CTTGTAAAACTACCTCGATCGCCCACTGTTGATGGTATTCTAACGAAGTATTTGGAGTATCGGGTAAAGAAGGATAACAA GATAAGTGACTCTTGTGCTGAGGTAACAAAAGGATTACGCTGTTACTTCGATAAAGCATTGCCTGCCATGCTTTTATACAAGAAAGAGCAAAAGCAGTATAAGGAAGAAATTAAAGGCGACGTTTCACCCTCGACTGTATATGGAGCTGAGCATCTACTACGGCTGTTTG TGAAACTACCAGAGCTACTTTCTTCTGtgaacatggaagaagatgcaCTCAACAAACTGcagcagaaattactggacattcTCAA GTTTCTGCAGAAGAACCAAGTCCATTTCTTCCTTTCTGCGTACGACGGCGATTCCAAAGGCGCCGATGGGGCAAAAGGCAAGTAG
- the LOC123051155 gene encoding protein MRG1 isoform X1 — protein sequence MGGSSNTTTTTSGGGAGGGGKDKDRDRDRARGSAVSFTEGEKVLAYHGPLLYEAKVQKTENREDEWRYFVHYLGWNKNWDEWVASDRLLKLTEENVRKQLELKNQSGDKTVRTGGRSAQHNPKGSNVDAKADKEDTKGLVKGKKRKNQLGVEVAMIPKHEKERRSSESLLMSQFPVTLKKQLVDDWEFVTQLGKLVKLPRSPTVDGILTKYLEYRVKKDNKISDSCAEVTKGLRCYFDKALPAMLLYKKEQKQYKEEIKGDVSPSTVYGAEHLLRLFVKLPELLSSVNMEEDALNKLQQKLLDILKFLQKNQVHFFLSAYDGDSKGADGAKGK from the exons ATGGGCGGCAGCTCCaacacgaccacgaccacgagcggcggcggcgccggcggcggcgggaaggACAAGGACAGGGACAGGGACAGGGCCAGGGGCTCCGCGGTCTCCTTCACGGAGGGCGAGAAGGTGCTCGCCTACCACGGCCCGCTCCTCTACGAGGCCAAG GTTCAAAAAACTGAAAATCGGGAGGACGAGTGGCGGTATTTCGTCCATTATCTT GGATGGAATAAAAA TTGGGATGAATGGGTCGCAAGTGATCGTTTATTGAAGTTGACTGAAGAGAATGTTCGAAAACAACTAGAGCTGAAAAACCAGTCAGGGGACAAGACCGTCAGGACTGGTGGACGGTCAGCACAGCATAACCCAAAAGGCTCTAATG TGGATGCAAAAGCCGATAAAGAGGACACCAAGGGTCTTG TCAAGGGGAAGAAGCGCAAGAATCAGCTTGGCGTTGAGGTGGCTATGATCCCCAAACAT GAAAAGGAAAGAAGATCATCAGAGAGTCTCCTAATGTCACAGTTTCCTGTAACACTAAAGAAGCAACTTGTTGATGATTGGGAGTTTGTCACGCAGCTGGGTAAG CTTGTAAAACTACCTCGATCGCCCACTGTTGATGGTATTCTAACGAAGTATTTGGAGTATCGGGTAAAGAAGGATAACAA GATAAGTGACTCTTGTGCTGAGGTAACAAAAGGATTACGCTGTTACTTCGATAAAGCATTGCCTGCCATGCTTTTATACAAGAAAGAGCAAAAGCAGTATAAGGAAGAAATTAAAGGCGACGTTTCACCCTCGACTGTATATGGAGCTGAGCATCTACTACGGCTGTTTG TGAAACTACCAGAGCTACTTTCTTCTGtgaacatggaagaagatgcaCTCAACAAACTGcagcagaaattactggacattcTCAA GTTTCTGCAGAAGAACCAAGTCCATTTCTTCCTTTCTGCGTACGACGGCGATTCCAAAGGCGCCGATGGGGCAAAAGGCAAGTAG
- the LOC123051155 gene encoding protein MRG1 isoform X3 — MGGSSNTTTTTSGGGAGGGGKDKDRDRDRARGSAVSFTEGEKVQKTENREDEWRYFVHYLGWNKNWDEWVASDRLLKLTEENVRKQLELKNQSGDKTVRTGGRSAQHNPKGSNVDAKADKEDTKGLVKGKKRKNQLGVEVAMIPKHEKERRSSESLLMSQFPVTLKKQLVDDWEFVTQLGKLVKLPRSPTVDGILTKYLEYRVKKDNKISDSCAEVTKGLRCYFDKALPAMLLYKKEQKQYKEEIKGDVSPSTVYGAEHLLRLFVKLPELLSSVNMEEDALNKLQQKLLDILKFLQKNQVHFFLSAYDGDSKGADGAKGK, encoded by the exons ATGGGCGGCAGCTCCaacacgaccacgaccacgagcggcggcggcgccggcggcggcgggaaggACAAGGACAGGGACAGGGACAGGGCCAGGGGCTCCGCGGTCTCCTTCACGGAGGGCGAGAAG GTTCAAAAAACTGAAAATCGGGAGGACGAGTGGCGGTATTTCGTCCATTATCTT GGATGGAATAAAAA TTGGGATGAATGGGTCGCAAGTGATCGTTTATTGAAGTTGACTGAAGAGAATGTTCGAAAACAACTAGAGCTGAAAAACCAGTCAGGGGACAAGACCGTCAGGACTGGTGGACGGTCAGCACAGCATAACCCAAAAGGCTCTAATG TGGATGCAAAAGCCGATAAAGAGGACACCAAGGGTCTTG TCAAGGGGAAGAAGCGCAAGAATCAGCTTGGCGTTGAGGTGGCTATGATCCCCAAACAT GAAAAGGAAAGAAGATCATCAGAGAGTCTCCTAATGTCACAGTTTCCTGTAACACTAAAGAAGCAACTTGTTGATGATTGGGAGTTTGTCACGCAGCTGGGTAAG CTTGTAAAACTACCTCGATCGCCCACTGTTGATGGTATTCTAACGAAGTATTTGGAGTATCGGGTAAAGAAGGATAACAA GATAAGTGACTCTTGTGCTGAGGTAACAAAAGGATTACGCTGTTACTTCGATAAAGCATTGCCTGCCATGCTTTTATACAAGAAAGAGCAAAAGCAGTATAAGGAAGAAATTAAAGGCGACGTTTCACCCTCGACTGTATATGGAGCTGAGCATCTACTACGGCTGTTTG TGAAACTACCAGAGCTACTTTCTTCTGtgaacatggaagaagatgcaCTCAACAAACTGcagcagaaattactggacattcTCAA GTTTCTGCAGAAGAACCAAGTCCATTTCTTCCTTTCTGCGTACGACGGCGATTCCAAAGGCGCCGATGGGGCAAAAGGCAAGTAG